One Halarcobacter ebronensis genomic window carries:
- a CDS encoding methylaspartate mutase has protein sequence MSLLQEERNIILSNEFVDNFDFAEVEEFVKNASKDLFISYNFKTKNKMLVQPRGGFPTYNKMFALYEYFVDANVDVLPCTIDSNTRLNDYATSQKMLRLSEESEVDMLNGYPLINHGYRTSRKMMTHFNKPISLRHGTPDARLLIETAIASGIFEIEGGPITYLLPYSKNFPLDKAFLYWKYVEKICANYSKLNEPINRESFGPLTATLVPPCITIVIQIIEMLLSLEEGVKSFSVSFSQSGSVMQDIVTGNVIKRLAKYYANEIGCGDADIHLVYHQWMGAFPEDQNYATQLISMSTVVASMVGADKIITKTKQEASGIPTKEANAETVANTQYLLRILNGLPSFTDKEEEEILTAEVMAIMEAVFNDSADTLWRKAFNSIKSGIIDVPFSPHIINHNNMITIRDRNKNIRIIDRGKVPIPDRCFEYEKSKCDLTKDTTSIVNDIIHDIGIMQ, from the coding sequence ATGAGTTTACTTCAAGAAGAGAGAAATATAATATTAAGCAACGAGTTTGTAGATAATTTTGATTTTGCTGAAGTGGAAGAGTTTGTAAAAAATGCTTCAAAAGATCTTTTTATCTCATACAACTTTAAAACCAAAAATAAAATGCTTGTACAACCAAGAGGTGGGTTTCCTACATATAATAAAATGTTTGCACTTTATGAGTATTTTGTTGATGCAAATGTTGATGTACTCCCTTGTACAATTGATTCAAATACAAGATTAAATGATTATGCAACATCTCAAAAGATGCTAAGATTGTCTGAAGAGAGTGAAGTTGATATGTTAAATGGTTATCCATTAATAAATCATGGATATAGAACTTCAAGAAAAATGATGACACATTTTAATAAACCAATTTCACTAAGACATGGAACTCCTGATGCAAGACTTCTAATTGAAACTGCAATTGCTTCTGGGATTTTTGAAATAGAAGGTGGTCCAATAACATACCTTCTACCCTACTCTAAAAACTTTCCATTAGATAAAGCATTTTTATATTGGAAATATGTTGAAAAAATCTGTGCAAACTACTCAAAACTTAATGAACCTATAAATAGAGAATCATTTGGTCCACTAACAGCAACACTTGTTCCTCCTTGTATAACAATTGTTATTCAAATAATTGAGATGTTATTATCTCTTGAAGAGGGAGTAAAATCTTTCTCCGTATCATTCTCACAAAGTGGTTCAGTAATGCAAGATATTGTTACAGGAAATGTAATAAAAAGATTAGCAAAATACTATGCAAATGAGATTGGTTGTGGGGATGCTGATATTCATTTGGTTTATCACCAATGGATGGGAGCTTTTCCTGAAGATCAAAACTATGCAACACAACTAATTAGTATGAGTACAGTTGTAGCTTCTATGGTTGGAGCTGATAAAATAATTACAAAAACAAAACAAGAGGCTTCTGGTATTCCAACAAAAGAGGCAAATGCAGAAACTGTTGCAAATACACAATATCTTTTAAGAATTCTAAATGGACTTCCATCTTTTACAGATAAAGAAGAGGAAGAGATATTAACAGCTGAAGTTATGGCAATTATGGAAGCAGTATTTAACGACAGTGCAGATACTTTATGGAGAAAAGCATTTAACTCAATCAAAAGTGGAATTATTGATGTACCTTTCTCTCCACACATTATAAATCATAACAATATGATAACAATTAGAGATAGAAATAAAAATATTAGAATAATAGACAGAGGAAAAGTTCCAATTCCTGATAGATGTTTTGAATATGAAAAATCAAAATGCGATTTAACAAAAGATACTACATCTATTGTAAATGATATTATTCATGATATAGGAATTATGCAATGA
- the glmS gene encoding methylaspartate mutase subunit S, with product MMKVITGVVGNDIHVVANRLIELSLQARGFQVFNLGVNTYLEEFIDAVIETDADILLISSLNGEAEGWCREVKLLKAKYGSMLDNVVFMIGGNLVVGTGNAKDIVPRFKNYGFDLVFHQVDLNTGLDELEKFLEERKR from the coding sequence ATGATGAAAGTAATTACGGGAGTAGTTGGTAATGACATACATGTTGTTGCAAATAGATTAATTGAACTTTCACTGCAAGCAAGAGGTTTTCAAGTATTTAATCTTGGAGTTAATACATATCTTGAAGAGTTTATTGATGCAGTAATAGAAACAGATGCTGATATACTGCTAATTTCATCACTAAATGGTGAAGCAGAGGGTTGGTGTAGAGAAGTAAAACTTTTAAAAGCAAAATATGGATCAATGCTTGATAATGTTGTATTTATGATTGGTGGAAACTTAGTTGTAGGTACAGGAAATGCAAAAGATATTGTTCCTAGATTTAAAAACTATGGTTTTGATTTAGTTTTTCATCAAGTTGACTTAAATACAGGTCTTGACGAATTAGAGAAGTTTTTAGAAGAGAGAAAAAGATGA
- a CDS encoding sensor histidine kinase, whose translation MKNNFSDSLFNNTIEGILIIENGFIKDINNTMLNILNYDSKNELIGKLATGILIPNVKKKYLEYNNETYEEITLISKNINMIPAIIKITDFIMDDRKYKMVFIQNLTELKKKEMLLLEQSRMAAMGEMISMIAHQWRQPLTSIAAAVSNLKFRANLDKYEKETFIQKLSDIDKYLNYMSTTIDDFRNFFKTKKEKEYISLDSVIEDSLKMVEKAFKNSNIKIVNNKKEMKKLYLFRNELIQVILNIFNNSKDAFAEQKHNEKPTVTINYKDTKDYQIIEVCDNAGGVPEKIIDKIFDPYFSTKENKNGTGIGLYMCKTILEKHCEGNITAKNIPNGVCFKIRVKK comes from the coding sequence ATGAAAAACAATTTTTCTGATTCACTTTTTAATAATACAATAGAAGGCATTCTAATAATTGAAAATGGTTTTATAAAAGATATAAACAATACTATGTTAAATATTTTAAATTATGACTCAAAAAATGAGCTAATAGGAAAACTTGCAACTGGTATTTTAATTCCAAATGTAAAAAAAAAGTATCTTGAGTATAACAATGAAACTTATGAAGAGATCACTTTAATATCTAAAAATATTAATATGATTCCAGCAATAATAAAAATTACAGATTTTATAATGGATGATAGAAAATATAAGATGGTTTTTATACAAAACTTAACAGAATTAAAGAAAAAAGAGATGTTACTTTTAGAGCAATCAAGAATGGCAGCGATGGGAGAGATGATTTCAATGATTGCCCATCAATGGAGACAACCCCTAACTTCTATTGCAGCAGCTGTTTCAAATCTAAAGTTTAGAGCAAATTTAGATAAATATGAAAAAGAGACCTTTATTCAAAAACTATCAGATATTGATAAATATTTAAACTACATGTCAACTACTATTGATGATTTTAGAAACTTTTTTAAAACAAAAAAAGAGAAAGAGTATATTAGCTTAGATAGTGTTATTGAAGATAGTTTAAAAATGGTAGAAAAAGCCTTTAAAAATAGTAACATAAAAATTGTAAACAATAAAAAAGAGATGAAAAAGCTTTATTTGTTTAGAAATGAATTAATCCAAGTGATTTTAAATATATTTAATAACTCTAAAGATGCCTTTGCAGAACAAAAACATAATGAAAAGCCAACTGTAACAATAAACTACAAAGATACAAAAGATTACCAAATAATTGAAGTTTGTGACAATGCAGGAGGAGTTCCAGAAAAGATTATTGATAAAATTTTTGACCCTTATTTCTCTACAAAAGAGAATAAAAATGGAACAGGTATTGGTTTATATATGTGTAAGACTATTTTAGAAAAGCATTGTGAAGGTAATATTACAGCTAAAAATATCCCAAATGGTGTCTGTTTTAAAATAAGAGTTAAAAAGTAA
- a CDS encoding response regulator transcription factor: MIDYVMLEEYAKGLSVLFVEDDENIIKETSELLELIFSNVEIARDGKEGIDKFLNFKKENDKFFDLVITDIKMPNMDGIELTKLIYKENKEQLLIVLSAHSETKYLVELINIGISHFITKPINYDSFVNTIYIKIKEYNENNKDIKSISPIVIIDEELKWDKSLKELYKNNQQIKLTRKEVLLLDILLKFREKTHTVEEILNFIWADDINNFPDISNLKNIISRLRKKIPTLDIENVYGFGYRINIK, encoded by the coding sequence ATGATTGATTATGTGATGTTAGAAGAGTATGCAAAAGGATTAAGTGTACTTTTTGTTGAAGATGATGAAAATATTATAAAAGAGACAAGTGAACTTTTAGAGTTAATTTTTTCAAATGTAGAGATTGCAAGAGATGGAAAAGAAGGAATTGATAAGTTTTTAAATTTCAAAAAAGAGAATGATAAATTTTTTGATTTGGTTATTACAGATATTAAAATGCCAAATATGGATGGTATTGAGCTTACTAAACTTATATACAAAGAGAATAAAGAACAACTATTAATAGTATTATCAGCACACAGTGAAACAAAATATTTAGTAGAGTTGATAAATATCGGAATTTCACATTTTATTACAAAACCAATAAATTATGATAGTTTTGTAAATACTATATATATTAAGATAAAAGAGTATAATGAAAACAATAAAGATATAAAGAGTATCTCTCCAATTGTAATAATTGATGAAGAACTAAAGTGGGATAAGAGTTTAAAAGAGTTATATAAGAATAATCAACAAATAAAATTAACAAGAAAAGAGGTACTTCTTCTTGATATTCTTCTTAAATTTAGAGAAAAAACACATACTGTTGAAGAGATATTAAACTTTATTTGGGCGGATGATATAAATAATTTTCCAGATATTTCAAATCTAAAAAATATCATCTCAAGACTTAGAAAAAAGATACCAACATTAGATATTGAAAATGTTTACGGTTTTGGATATAGAATTAATATTAAATAA
- a CDS encoding response regulator: MNFKDFTILYVEDEGVIRSNVEKCLNYIFDVKVAKDGKEGLDIFHNNKIDLIITDIYMPQKDGISMMQDIKMVNPNIPCIITSAYDPKLAERADSCDLCNYLSKPFDIRELLNNCLKALDLL; encoded by the coding sequence ATGAATTTTAAAGACTTTACAATACTTTATGTTGAGGATGAAGGGGTAATTCGTTCAAATGTTGAAAAGTGTTTGAATTATATTTTTGATGTAAAGGTAGCGAAAGATGGGAAAGAGGGCCTTGACATCTTTCACAATAATAAAATTGATTTAATAATTACAGATATCTATATGCCTCAAAAAGATGGTATATCAATGATGCAAGATATTAAAATGGTAAATCCAAATATCCCTTGTATCATAACATCGGCATATGATCCAAAATTAGCAGAAAGGGCTGATTCTTGTGACTTATGTAATTATTTAAGTAAACCTTTTGATATAAGAGAGTTACTTAATAATTGTTTAAAGGCCTTAGATTTATTATAG
- a CDS encoding gamma carbonic anhydrase family protein, which yields MLIKFKDNYPKINPTAWVAHSADVIGDVELGENSSIWFQCVIRSDINKIKIGKNTNIQDLSMIHTDVDSQTIIGDNVTIGHKVMLHGCIIEDNCLIGMSATILDNAVISEGSIVGANSLVTSGKKFPPRSLIMGSPAKVVKELTQEDVDKLIKHAAHYVEYKNQYI from the coding sequence ATGCTAATAAAATTTAAAGATAATTATCCAAAAATCAATCCAACAGCTTGGGTTGCACATAGTGCAGATGTAATAGGTGATGTAGAACTTGGTGAAAATTCATCAATATGGTTTCAATGTGTAATCCGTTCAGATATAAATAAAATTAAAATTGGAAAAAATACAAATATACAAGATCTTTCAATGATTCACACAGATGTTGATTCTCAAACAATTATTGGAGATAACGTAACAATAGGACATAAAGTTATGCTTCATGGTTGTATTATTGAAGATAACTGTCTAATTGGTATGAGTGCAACAATTTTGGATAATGCAGTTATCTCTGAGGGCTCAATTGTTGGGGCTAATTCATTAGTAACCTCAGGTAAAAAATTTCCTCCAAGAAGTTTAATAATGGGAAGTCCTGCAAAAGTAGTTAAAGAATTAACACAAGAAGATGTTGATAAGTTGATTAAACATGCAGCTCATTATGTAGAGTATAAAAATCAGTATATCTAA
- a CDS encoding argininosuccinate synthase translates to MSKKDVKKVVLAYSGGLDTSIILKWLQDEYNAEVITFTADLGQGEEVEPARKKALACGIKPENIFILDIKEEFVKDYVFPMFRANAIYEGEYLLGTSIARPLIAKKQIEIANKMGADAVAHGATGKGNDQVRFELGCLALRPDIKVIAPWREWDLNSREKLLAYAKENGIEISQKHVDENGNPKISPYSMDANLLHISYEGLHLENPNNEPEKSMWLWTNSPEEAPDEAEYITIEYKNGDPTAVNGEAMSPATLLKKLNDYGNKHGIGRVDIVENRYVGMKARGCYETPGGTIMLKAHRAIESICLDREAAHLKDELMPRYAKLIYQGYWFSPEREMLQAAIDKTQEFVEGTVKLKLYKGNVTVVGRDSSKSLYNDAYSTFEEDEVYNQKDAEGFIKLNALRFIIAGKSRN, encoded by the coding sequence ATGAGTAAAAAAGATGTTAAAAAAGTTGTATTAGCTTATAGTGGTGGGCTAGATACTTCAATTATTTTAAAATGGCTTCAAGATGAATATAATGCTGAAGTTATTACATTTACTGCTGATTTAGGACAAGGGGAAGAGGTAGAACCTGCTAGAAAAAAAGCCCTTGCTTGTGGAATCAAACCTGAAAATATCTTTATTTTAGATATTAAAGAAGAGTTTGTAAAAGATTACGTATTCCCTATGTTTAGAGCAAATGCAATATATGAAGGGGAATATCTTTTAGGTACTTCAATTGCTAGACCTTTAATTGCAAAAAAACAGATTGAAATTGCAAATAAAATGGGTGCAGATGCAGTTGCTCATGGAGCTACTGGAAAAGGGAATGACCAAGTTAGATTTGAACTTGGATGTTTAGCTTTAAGACCAGATATTAAAGTAATTGCACCATGGAGAGAGTGGGATTTAAACTCAAGAGAAAAACTTTTAGCTTATGCAAAAGAGAATGGTATTGAAATTTCACAAAAACATGTGGATGAAAATGGTAATCCAAAAATTAGCCCATATTCAATGGATGCAAATCTACTTCATATCTCTTATGAAGGATTACATTTAGAAAATCCAAATAATGAACCAGAAAAATCAATGTGGCTATGGACAAACTCTCCTGAAGAAGCACCAGATGAAGCAGAATATATTACAATTGAATATAAAAATGGTGATCCAACTGCAGTAAATGGTGAAGCTATGTCTCCAGCTACTCTTCTAAAAAAATTAAATGACTATGGAAACAAACATGGTATTGGAAGAGTTGATATTGTTGAAAACAGATATGTTGGAATGAAAGCAAGAGGTTGTTATGAAACTCCAGGTGGAACAATTATGCTTAAAGCTCATAGAGCAATTGAATCAATCTGCCTAGATAGAGAAGCTGCACACTTAAAAGATGAATTAATGCCAAGATATGCAAAACTTATCTACCAAGGGTATTGGTTCTCACCTGAAAGAGAGATGCTTCAAGCAGCAATTGACAAAACTCAAGAGTTTGTTGAAGGAACAGTTAAACTTAAACTATATAAAGGAAATGTAACAGTTGTGGGAAGAGACTCTTCTAAATCTTTATATAATGATGCTTACTCAACATTTGAAGAGGATGAAGTTTATAACCAAAAAGATGCAGAAGGGTTTATTAAACTTAATGCACTAAGATTTATTATTGCTGGTAAAAGCAGAAACTAA
- a CDS encoding S4 domain-containing protein: MRIDKFLNAVNITKRRAVAEDMLEHKVVFINNQAVKKAKEVKVGDIIEIKYLEKSDKFKVLQIPVTKSTPKSKMSEYVEII, encoded by the coding sequence ATGAGAATAGATAAATTTTTAAATGCAGTAAATATTACAAAGAGAAGGGCAGTTGCTGAAGATATGCTTGAACATAAAGTTGTCTTTATAAATAACCAAGCAGTAAAAAAAGCAAAAGAGGTTAAAGTTGGTGATATAATCGAGATTAAATATCTTGAAAAGAGTGATAAATTCAAGGTTCTTCAAATACCTGTGACAAAGTCGACACCAAAATCTAAAATGTCAGAGTATGTAGAGATTATATAA
- the trpD gene encoding anthranilate phosphoribosyltransferase — protein MFNLTKLKFDDILENKLPEEEVREYLIELYERGETAAEIAGAASAMRDHCIPLPLHYELKEKAIDIVGTGGDKSFSFNISSTSSIVLAACGCYVAKHGNRSITSKSGSADVLEALGINLNLSIDNTAKMLEEGGFCFMFAQNHHPAMKYVMPIRKSIPHRTIFNILGPLTNPATVSKQLIGVFSDSYLNKITTALTLLDTQSAMVVSSKDGMDEISISDITYATSLVNQRTNDFIIDPRTYGLKLYPKEEILGGDANTNAQITRDIFANKITGAKLDIILLNTAAALVVDSKVKDIEEGIELARETIQSGKALKKLNQLVEISSKLS, from the coding sequence ATGTTTAATTTAACAAAGCTAAAATTTGATGATATACTTGAGAATAAATTACCAGAAGAAGAGGTTAGAGAGTATCTAATTGAGTTATATGAAAGAGGTGAAACTGCAGCAGAGATTGCTGGTGCAGCAAGTGCAATGAGAGATCATTGTATACCTCTTCCCCTACATTATGAACTAAAAGAAAAAGCTATAGATATAGTTGGAACAGGTGGAGACAAAAGTTTTAGTTTTAATATATCAAGTACCTCTTCAATTGTTTTAGCAGCATGTGGATGTTATGTGGCAAAACATGGGAATAGAAGTATTACAAGCAAATCTGGAAGTGCAGATGTATTGGAAGCTTTAGGAATAAATTTAAATCTAAGTATCGATAATACTGCAAAAATGTTGGAAGAGGGTGGTTTTTGTTTTATGTTTGCACAAAATCACCATCCTGCAATGAAATATGTTATGCCAATTAGAAAATCAATCCCTCACAGAACAATTTTTAATATTTTAGGTCCATTAACAAACCCTGCTACTGTTTCAAAACAATTGATTGGGGTATTTAGTGATTCATACCTTAATAAAATTACAACTGCACTTACTTTGTTAGATACACAAAGTGCTATGGTTGTTAGTTCTAAAGATGGAATGGATGAAATATCAATTAGTGATATTACTTATGCTACAAGCCTTGTAAATCAAAGAACAAATGACTTTATTATTGATCCCAGAACATATGGATTAAAACTCTATCCTAAAGAGGAAATTTTAGGTGGTGATGCAAATACAAATGCCCAAATTACAAGAGATATATTTGCAAATAAAATTACAGGTGCAAAACTTGATATTATTCTTTTAAATACTGCTGCTGCTTTAGTTGTAGATAGTAAAGTAAAAGATATTGAAGAGGGAATAGAATTAGCTAGAGAGACCATCCAAAGTGGTAAAGCTCTAAAAAAATTAAATCAATTAGTAGAAATCTCTTCTAAATTAAGTTAG
- the tsaE gene encoding tRNA (adenosine(37)-N6)-threonylcarbamoyltransferase complex ATPase subunit type 1 TsaE, with translation MEILAKIDEIDKVVAVIKELIASEDTIVILRGDLASGKTTFVKSFVKNLDIDELVTSPTFSIQSIYANTIYHYDVYNKTLEEFISLGLLEEFDKKGVHFIEWGDEKLEELLKSYGFKVLVLKIEKREDKRLYIINE, from the coding sequence TTGGAAATATTAGCTAAGATAGATGAGATTGACAAGGTTGTTGCTGTTATTAAAGAGTTAATTGCCTCAGAAGATACTATTGTTATTTTAAGAGGTGATTTAGCAAGTGGTAAAACAACTTTTGTAAAGAGTTTTGTAAAAAATTTAGACATAGATGAACTTGTGACATCACCAACATTTTCAATACAATCAATATATGCAAACACTATTTATCATTATGATGTCTATAATAAAACTTTGGAAGAGTTTATCTCTTTAGGTCTGCTTGAAGAGTTTGATAAAAAAGGTGTTCATTTCATAGAGTGGGGTGATGAAAAACTAGAAGAGTTACTAAAATCTTATGGTTTTAAAGTTTTAGTTTTAAAAATTGAAAAAAGAGAAGATAAAAGGTTATATATAATAAATGAGTAA
- the lptB gene encoding LPS export ABC transporter ATP-binding protein → MSKLTVDNIRKSIKKTQILYGISLEVSSGEIVGLLGPNGAGKTTTFYTVCGLVKPTSGKIFFDEEDITKLPLHKRALKGIGYLPQESSIFKDLSVEDNLMLAAQIVTKNKKEQHKRVEDLLEVFNIEPIRQRKGVSLSGGERRRTEIARALVSKPKFLLLDEPFAGVDPIAVKDIQEIIAEVAKIGIGVLITDHNVRETLQICDRAYVMKNGSLLASGNADEIRSDGSVREHYLGESFSF, encoded by the coding sequence ATGAGTAAATTAACAGTAGATAATATTAGAAAAAGTATAAAAAAGACTCAAATTTTGTATGGTATCTCTTTAGAAGTAAGTTCTGGAGAGATAGTAGGACTTTTAGGACCAAATGGAGCAGGAAAGACAACTACTTTTTATACAGTATGTGGTCTTGTAAAACCAACAAGTGGTAAAATATTTTTTGATGAAGAAGATATAACAAAATTACCACTTCACAAAAGAGCTTTAAAAGGTATTGGATATTTGCCTCAAGAGTCATCAATCTTTAAAGATTTGTCTGTTGAAGACAACTTAATGTTAGCTGCACAAATTGTTACAAAAAATAAAAAAGAGCAACATAAAAGAGTAGAAGATTTGCTGGAAGTTTTTAATATTGAACCTATTAGACAAAGAAAAGGTGTATCTCTTTCGGGTGGAGAGAGAAGAAGAACAGAGATAGCAAGAGCACTTGTATCAAAGCCAAAATTCTTATTACTTGATGAACCTTTTGCCGGTGTTGACCCAATTGCAGTAAAAGATATTCAAGAGATTATTGCTGAAGTTGCAAAAATAGGAATAGGGGTTTTAATTACAGACCATAATGTTAGAGAAACTCTTCAAATCTGTGATAGGGCATATGTTATGAAAAATGGCTCTTTATTAGCTTCTGGTAACGCAGATGAAATAAGAAGTGATGGAAGTGTAAGGGAACACTATTTAGGAGAGAGTTTTAGTTTCTAA
- a CDS encoding diguanylate cyclase translates to MNKEILKSINILYVEDEVEVREFTSKTISTIVNKLIVAENGLEALKKLEENPDINLIVTDINMPKMGGLEMCAQVRKTDLEIPIVITSAHSDPTFLKQAIDVGVSSYALKPIDLYHLLESMVKAVEPIFLKNKLIKVTKDLENRVEEAITQTKQILDAQDNIVFLTDLSQIVHVNKKFLDFFNVDSYKEFLEKKGTVVSQFKEDKRFFNKTAVDSDSHWILQIKKLSESDRVVKMENSKGEDRIFTVTIDDYENKGEHFVVCLTDITTLKEKANLLEYQASHDQLTGLFNRQKLNEIFHKELKRDKRYENELSIILFEIDNFDLYLKEYKETITNDVLKEVADIVINSVREHDIVARWTQSEIFILLPQTNIEGALHVVQKIKSCFDDCEIKDFSKKISASFGVTKLLENDKEDSIIKRVEEALKTAKNSSESKIVSN, encoded by the coding sequence ATGAATAAAGAGATATTAAAGAGTATAAATATTCTATATGTTGAGGATGAAGTTGAAGTGAGAGAATTCACAAGCAAAACAATCTCAACAATAGTTAATAAATTAATCGTTGCTGAAAATGGGCTTGAAGCACTTAAAAAATTAGAAGAAAATCCAGATATTAATCTAATAGTTACAGATATAAATATGCCAAAAATGGGTGGATTAGAGATGTGTGCCCAAGTTAGAAAAACTGACTTAGAGATACCTATAGTAATTACAAGTGCACATAGTGATCCAACATTCTTAAAACAAGCAATTGATGTGGGAGTAAGTTCTTATGCACTAAAACCCATTGATTTATATCACTTACTTGAGAGTATGGTTAAAGCTGTTGAACCAATTTTTTTAAAAAATAAATTAATCAAAGTGACAAAAGATTTAGAAAATAGAGTTGAAGAGGCTATTACACAAACAAAGCAGATTTTAGATGCTCAAGATAATATTGTTTTTCTTACAGATTTATCTCAGATTGTACATGTAAATAAAAAATTCCTAGACTTTTTTAATGTAGATAGCTATAAAGAGTTTTTAGAAAAAAAAGGAACAGTTGTTAGTCAGTTTAAAGAAGATAAAAGATTTTTTAACAAAACAGCAGTAGACTCTGATAGCCACTGGATTTTACAAATAAAAAAACTAAGCGAATCTGATAGAGTTGTAAAGATGGAAAATAGTAAAGGTGAAGATAGAATCTTTACAGTAACTATTGATGATTATGAGAATAAAGGAGAACATTTTGTTGTATGTCTTACAGATATTACAACTTTAAAGGAGAAAGCAAATCTTCTTGAATATCAAGCCTCACATGACCAATTAACAGGATTATTTAATAGACAAAAGCTAAATGAGATTTTTCATAAAGAGTTAAAAAGAGACAAAAGATATGAAAATGAACTCTCTATTATACTTTTTGAAATTGATAATTTTGATTTATATCTTAAAGAGTATAAAGAAACAATCACAAATGATGTATTAAAAGAAGTTGCAGATATTGTAATAAATAGTGTTAGAGAACATGATATTGTTGCAAGATGGACACAAAGTGAGATTTTTATCCTTCTTCCTCAAACAAATATAGAAGGAGCATTACACGTTGTTCAAAAAATCAAAAGTTGTTTTGATGATTGTGAAATAAAAGATTTTTCTAAAAAAATTAGTGCTAGTTTTGGAGTAACAAAACTGCTTGAAAATGATAAAGAGGATTCAATTATAAAAAGAGTTGAAGAGGCTTTAAAAACGGCTAAAAATAGTAGTGAGAGTAAGATAGTTTCTAATTAG
- the kdsB gene encoding 3-deoxy-manno-octulosonate cytidylyltransferase — MIIIPARLNSSRFENKILVDIMGLPMVVRTAKQVSKLDRVVIATDSQEVVDIVKSYGFDAIITSSKHQSGTDRINEAVNLLGLSEDEVIVNVQADEPFIEEEVVQAVINRVKQVKENNEDVMIVSCYKEISSEHADDPNLVKVVIDENSNAIYFSRAKIPYHRDHFKSASYLGHLGIYGFTKKSLNKFCQLSLSKLENIEKLEQLRALDNGYNIAMVKVDSKSFGIDTEVDLKNALKIFLK, encoded by the coding sequence ATGATAATTATACCTGCAAGATTAAATTCTAGTAGATTTGAAAATAAAATATTAGTTGATATTATGGGTTTACCAATGGTTGTAAGAACTGCAAAGCAAGTTAGTAAACTAGACAGAGTTGTAATAGCAACTGATTCACAAGAGGTAGTGGATATTGTAAAAAGTTATGGCTTTGATGCAATTATAACTTCAAGTAAGCATCAAAGTGGTACAGATAGAATAAATGAAGCTGTAAATCTATTAGGACTAAGTGAAGATGAAGTGATAGTAAATGTTCAAGCTGATGAACCTTTTATTGAAGAAGAAGTAGTTCAAGCGGTAATAAACAGGGTTAAACAAGTAAAAGAAAACAATGAAGATGTTATGATTGTTAGCTGTTACAAAGAGATTAGTTCTGAACATGCGGATGATCCCAATCTTGTTAAAGTTGTAATAGATGAAAACTCAAATGCAATATACTTTTCAAGAGCAAAAATCCCTTATCATAGAGATCACTTTAAAAGTGCTTCATATTTAGGTCATTTGGGAATTTATGGTTTTACCAAAAAGAGCTTAAATAAATTTTGTCAACTATCTTTGTCAAAACTTGAAAATATTGAAAAACTAGAACAATTAAGAGCACTTGACAATGGATATAATATTGCAATGGTAAAAGTTGATTCAAAATCTTTCGGTATAGATACTGAAGTTGATTTAAAAAATGCTTTGAAAATTTTTTTAAAATAA